In the Ostrinia nubilalis chromosome 7, ilOstNubi1.1, whole genome shotgun sequence genome, one interval contains:
- the LOC135073395 gene encoding juvenile hormone esterase-like, which translates to MDKKWRWGLLGLVVVAVLLTIFLVIFLTSSTSPEAILIVDAPVGSISGIRAMDGDYNMFLGIPYAQVNLSNPFGASTPYPKFDTVFVADDNSKICAQRNYDYGVLDCLHLSISVPDATRNSLLPVMVWIHGGAFVSGTSNTFGAKFLVKQDVIVVTINYRLGPYGFMCLDIPEVPGNQGLKDQVLALRWIKDNIEAFGGDVNKVTLFGLSAGAHSIDFHILSDTEILYNNAILQSGSSLASTVFTNHPKRAPIDIAAQLGFVTDSMLEAISYLSTVDPNQVIYISNALNFHYKPCTEMYFKNVEPFLTRPWVTADTPKVEGIPILIGFSDQEMLLRYANNFNFDNYNAINDRLSETFNFDDVKMAEMEANIRNFYFGDKDITVDLLWEAIEFDSDYTYVYPIHRTINKYLASESQSIFLYVFAYYGERNLQKKKSNVTIGTAAHGDEWPYLFDSKDLNEEPTVEDQLIIDRMTTMWTNFAKYSDPTPETSSLLPIRWPSITADSYNYMTIDSEMTVGRRPNHGRITFWDLFYKFNAEYEKGYYENSSSSSSQP; encoded by the exons ATGGATAAAAAGTGGCGATGGGGTTTGCTCGGACTAGTCGTTGTGGCTGTATTATTGACAATTTTCTTAGTGATATTTCTTACGTCATCGACATCACCAGAAGCGATATTAATAGTGGACGCGCCAGTGGGATCAATCTCGGGGATTAGGGCCATGGATGGAGACTACAATATGTTCTTGGGCATCCCATATGCTCAAGTAAACTTGAGCAATCCTTTCGGG gcGTCTACTCCTTACCCAAAATTTGACACCGTCTTTGTCGCCGACGATAATTCGAAGATTTGTGCGCAGCGAAATTACGACTATGGAGTGTTAGATTGCCTACACCTCAGCATCTCAGTGCCAGACGCAACAAGAAACAGCCTACTTCCTGTGATGGTTTGGATCCACGGCGGAGCATTCGTGTCAGGGACAAGCAATACGTTTGGGGCCAAATTTTTAGTTAAACAGGACGTAATAGTTGTTACTATCAACTACCGTTTAGGACCGTATGGGTTCATGTGTCTAGATATCCCCGAGGTGCCCGGCAATCAAGGACTAAAAGACCAAGTCTTAGCTCTGAGATGGATCAAGGATAACATCGAAGCATTTGGGGGAGATGTCAACAAGGTCACTCTATTTGGCTTGAGTGCTGGAGCACATTCAATTGATTTCCACATTCTCTCTGATACTGAGATACTTTACAATAACGCCATTCTCCAAAGCGGTAGTTCTTTGGCTTCTACTGTATTTACCAATCACCCCAAAAGAGCTCCAATAGATATTGCAGCACAGCTTGGGTTTGTTACTGATTCTATGCTTGAAGCAATATCTTATTTGTCAACTGTGGATCCAAATCAAGTTATATACATATCTAATGCACTGAATTTTCATTATAAGCCATGTACAGAAATGTACTTTAAAAATGTCGAACCATTTTTGACAAGACCTTGGGTTACCGCAGATACACCTAAAGTGGAAGGAATCCCTATTCTTATAGGATTCAGTGATCAAGAAATGCTCTTGcggtatgctaataattttaattttgacaacTACAATGCTATTAATGATAGGCTTTCAgagacatttaattttgatgaCGTGAAAATGGCTGAAATGGAAGCAAATATACGGAACTTTTATTTTGGAGATAAAGACATAACTGTTGACCTACTTTGGGAAGCGATAGAATTCGATTCAGATTACACGTATGTTTATCCCATTCATAGAACCATAAATAAGTACTTAGCAAGCGAATCTCAGagtatatttttatatgttttcGCTTATTATGGCGAAaggaatttacaaaaaaagaaaagtaaTGTCACTATAGGAACGGCTGCTCATGGTGATGAGTGGCCGTATTTATTCGACTCCAAAGACTTAAATGAAGAACCAACAGTAGAAGATCAATTGATAATAGACCGAATGACAACTATGTGGACTAATTTTGCAAAATACAG TGACCCAACTCCAGAGACATCAAGCTTGCTGCCCATCAGGTGGCCTTCGATCACCGCTGACTCATACAACTACATGACGATCGACTCCGAAATGACGGTCGGACGGCGACCCAACCACGGCAGGATAACTTTCTGGGACCTATTTTATAAGTTCAACGCGGAATATGAAAAAGGATATTATGagaactcatcatcatcatcatctcagccatag
- the LOC135073402 gene encoding MORN repeat-containing protein 4 homolog: protein MVDVIDPGVVKTGAYKYEDGTRYVGEWNSKGQKHGMGHLVLPDGTRYDGAMIGGLCSGLGVMAFPDGAKYEGEFMQGWFHGHGVFWRADGMKFEGEFRGGRVWGLGLVTFSDGSNGFPRNEGFFQDCRLVRRKRCQEVVQRAQKVAYMARAQCQQM from the exons ATGGTTGACG TAATAGATCCAGGAGTAGTCAAGACCGGCGCCTACAAGTATGAGGACGGTACGCGATACGTCGGCGAGTGGAACTCGAAGGGACAGAAGCATGGCATGGGACACTTGGTGCTGCCCGACGGGACGCGGTATGATGGCGCCATGATCGGTGGTCTTTGCTCTGGACTGGGTGTCATGGCCTTTCCAGATGGCGCcaa GTACGAAGGCGAGTTCATGCAAGGCTGGTTCCATGGTCACGGAGTCTTCTGGCGAGCAGATGGCATGAAGTTTGAGGGGGAGTTCCGAGGGGGAAGAGTTTGGGGTTTAG GTCTGGTGACCTTCAGCGATGGCAGCAACGGTTTCCCTCGCAACGAGGGCTTCTTCCAGGACTGCAGGTTGGTGCGACGCAAGCGTTGCCAAGAGGTGGTGCAGCGAGCCCAGAAGGTGGCCTATATGGCGCGCGCGCAGTGTCAGCAAATGTAA